TATTGTTATTCAACATTTTTTTATTTTTTTGTGTGATAACACATATAAAAGAAAAGGTATTAAAGTATAAAACATTGTTTTGTGTTACGGCAAATAGAGCCATTATGCGTAATTGTTAAAAAATTGCATAAGTTTGTGAAATTCGGTTTTCATTTGCCGCGAAATTAATTATACAAAGGAAAATCAGAAGGCGAAAGAGCCGTTGCAGGCGACAAGATACGGTAAAACCACACCACACGCACATTCCATAGAAAACATTCGTGCATAGAAATGCAATGTGCAGATAAAGTCGCCGAGATAACGGTATTCCCCGCCATTTTGCCATCAAATTATTGTTCCATTTCTTTCGGACAAAAGCTACATGAGCAAGGAGAACAACGGCACTCTGCCCATAGGCGGCCTAACCTATTTTATGAATACCAAAAATTGGTGGAAGCCTTTGACTTTCATTTTGGTAATCAGTTTGTTCGGAGTCGGTATAATCGGACTTCAAACTTATGTGGACGCTCCTCCAATGACGGGATTTAAAGCCCCGGACGGAAAAATTGTAATGGACCAAGTAACTATGCACCGCGGGCAGGAAGTGTTTCATAAATATGCTCTGATGGAGTATGGCAGCTATTTCGGCGACGGTGCGCAACGCGGCCCGGATTTCACCGCCGAAGCTCTACATCAAGTCAATCTTGCCATGAATGACTATTATAAAACAGAATTTAAAGAGAAAAACGGCAAAGAACCGAGTGCGGGAGATATTGTAGCCATTGGAGAGCAAGTTAAAAAAGAACTGAAACAAAACACATATAACGAAAGCGATAATATTGTTCTTCTAAATGCCGCACAAGCCTACGCTTTCCATCGTTTGGAAGATTATTATATTGACAGGTTCGAGCATCACAAAGGCAAAGGGCTGTTGCCGAAAGGATATATTAAAAGTTCGCAGGAAATTAAAGACCTAAGTGCGTTTTTCTTTTGGGGCGCATGGGTATGCGTTGTTGAAAGGCCGGGAAGTAATTTCAGTTATACTCATAATTGGCCATACGACCCGTCTGCCGGAAATACTCCCACTTCGCCCGTTATTTTATGGAGTGTTTTGGGTATGTTGGGCTTCGTTCTGGTTTGCGGCATTGTATTGTATTACATTGGTCAATACAATCAATTGCCGAACAAATTTTTCAAACCGGCAAAAAGCGATTTGTTTATGAGCGAGCGTGTGGCCAAATTCTCCCCTACCCCGTCGCAACGTGCTACGTATAAATTCTTTCTTGTAGCGATTTTACTGTTTTTTGTACAAGTATCGAGCGGCTTGGTAACAATAAACGATTTCATAAATTGGTTGGGATTTTTCGGAATACATATAACCAGTATTCCGGTAACTATTTCTCGTTCTTGGCATACCTTGATTGCTCTATATTGGATTTCCACTTGCTGGATTGCATCTTCAATATTCATACTTCCTATTCTTTCTAAAAAAGAAATTCCCGGGCAAGCACATTACGTAAATACCATTTTCGCACTTTTGGTTGTTCTTGTGGCCGGTTCGCTTACGGGTATTGTATTGGGGCCTCTGGGGCTTTTGGGCGATTGGTGGTATTGGCTTGGTCATCAGGGTTGGGAATTTGTAGACTTCGGTAAAATTTACCAAATATTACTTATGGTA
The DNA window shown above is from Bacteroidia bacterium and carries:
- a CDS encoding cbb3-type cytochrome c oxidase subunit I, which gives rise to MSKENNGTLPIGGLTYFMNTKNWWKPLTFILVISLFGVGIIGLQTYVDAPPMTGFKAPDGKIVMDQVTMHRGQEVFHKYALMEYGSYFGDGAQRGPDFTAEALHQVNLAMNDYYKTEFKEKNGKEPSAGDIVAIGEQVKKELKQNTYNESDNIVLLNAAQAYAFHRLEDYYIDRFEHHKGKGLLPKGYIKSSQEIKDLSAFFFWGAWVCVVERPGSNFSYTHNWPYDPSAGNTPTSPVILWSVLGMLGFVLVCGIVLYYIGQYNQLPNKFFKPAKSDLFMSERVAKFSPTPSQRATYKFFLVAILLFFVQVSSGLVTINDFINWLGFFGIHITSIPVTISRSWHTLIALYWISTCWIASSIFILPILSKKEIPGQAHYVNTIFALLVVLVAGSLTGIVLGPLGLLGDWWYWLGHQGWEFVDFGKIYQILLMVIFVLWVFTVYRGIKPALIKKHRWNLPNWIMYSVVGIPLLFLSGFVAKPETNFVIADFWRWMVIHMWVEAFFEVFITVIVSYLMVLMGLVSRQAAIRVVYFATVLFLGTGLLGISHNFYWNAKPVATMALGSVFSTLQFVPLILLTVEAWRFKNMPRFAVGDVEQKDLGRFGFPTVFKYLVAVNFWNFFGAGVLGIIINLPIMNYFEHGTYLTVNHAHAALMGVYGNISIAACLFASRLLIKGNRWNDKIINVSFWSINVGLICMVVLDLFPAGVIQLKAVVEQGLWYGRSSEFIDDGVFYHLTWLRGIGATLFVLGGVMPLVWFMVSRANALKPEAKSIEEMDALLLNNNKETSEEYIVL